In Natranaerobius thermophilus JW/NM-WN-LF, the genomic stretch TAATGATGTAGGGGAGTTTTTAAAGAATAACAAGGATAATATCTTATTGTATTTAAATAAACATTACCCTTCCTTGTACAATTGTATCCATGATATTCAATTGAAAGAAGACAAAATCGAATTACATTTTAAGAACAAAGCTAATCTGGAACTTGCTCGAAAAAAGGGGCTTCCTGACTTAATTCAGGAGTTTTTTTACATAGGGCTTGAAAAAACTATTCCGGTAAAGTTAACAGACTTAAATATTAATGAAGTCTCCGATATAGAGGAAGAAAATGCAAAAATGATTACAGAGTTACAAAAAGAATACCAAGAATCTCAGAAGATGACTGCTAAGACCGGTCAAAAAAAGCAGAGTAGACAGGGGAATGGACAGGCCATTATGGGCCAAGTTATTAAAGATGAACCAATTAGTATTGCTGAAATCGTAGAAGAGGAACGGTCGGTTGTAGTTATGGGACAAGTTTTTGATTTTGAGACCCGAGAACTGAAAAGCGGACGAACTTTGGTTATTTTCAACATCACTGATTATAGTGATTCAATTGGTGTTAAATGTTTTCTCAATGAAAATCAAGAAGTACCTGATGGCTTAGAGGATAATCGTTGGCTTATAGTTCGAGGTTCTGTAAAAACTGATAGTTTCTCACAAGAATTGACTATATTTCCGAAAGATATCTGTCCCGCATCTAATCCCTATGAACGGGAAGACACAGCAGATGAGAAAAGAATAGAACTACACGCTCACACAAGGATGAGCACTTTAGATGCAACTTGTTCTGCAACAGAATTAGTTGAAACAGCTGCAGATTGGGGACATAAGGCAATAGCCATTACAGATCATGGGGTTGTCCAGTCTTTTCCGGAAGCCTTTGAAGCAGCTCAAGAAAAAGGAATCAAGGTACTCTACGGAGTTGAATGTTATCTAGTCGAGGATGAGGATAATTATAAAGATACTTCTTATCATTGTATTGTCATTGCCAAAAATAAGCAGGGATTACAGGATCTTTATAGATTAATTTCTGAATCTCATTTGTATTATTTTTATAGATTTCCCAGGATACCTAAAAAACGGTTATCCGAAGTTAGGGAAAATTTATTGATAGGTTCCGCCTGTGAAAGAGGGGAAGTAATCCAAGCTCTGTTAAATGGTAAGTCATCAGCAGAACTTGAAGAAATAGCAGGCTACTATGATTATTTGGAGATACAACCAGCTGGTAACAATGAATTTTTAATTAGAAAAGGCGTTTATGAATCACAAGAAGATTTGCATAATCTTATCAAAGAGGTTGTAAAGCTTGCTAGAAAAATAGATAAACCTTTTTGTGCAACTTCAGATGTCCACTTTTTACATCCCTGGGATAAAAACTATCGTAAAATCTTGATGGCTGGTCAAGGATTTGATGATTTATCTCAACCCCCTCTTTACATGAAAACAACCGATGAGATGTTAACAGAATTTGACTTTCTAGGAGAAGAAGATGCATATAAAGCAGTTATTGAATGTCCTGATCAGATTCAAAATCAGGTTGACGAACTTGTGCCAGTACCACAAGACTTATATACTCCTCATATTCCAGGAGCTGAGGATCAAATAACTGAGATGGCATATTCCAAAGCAAAGCAGTTATATGGAGAACCCTTGCCTGAAATTGTGAAAACCAGACTTGAGGAAGAACTTAAAAGTATTGTTGATCAAGGTTATGCGGTGATATACTTGATTAGTCATAAATTGGTAAAGAAATCATTGGAAGATGGCTATCTTGTTGGCTCTCGTGGGTCTGTTGGTTCTTCTCTAGTGGCTACCATGTGCGATATTACAGAGGTGAATCCATTACCACCCCATTACATGTGCCCTAATTGTCAGCACAGTGAATTTATCCAAGATGGTTCTGTGGGTTCTGGTGTTGACTTACGAGATAAAAATTGTCCCCACTGTAATACCGATATGAATAAAGATGGCTATGATATACCTTTTGCAGTATTTATGGGCTTTCACGGAGAAAAGGTTCCTGATATAGATCTTAACTTTTCTGGTGAATACCAACCCATCGCTCATGAGTACACAGAAGAATTATTTGGAAAAGAACATGTCTTTAAAGCGGGAACAATAGGTACAATAGCTGAAAAGACCGCCTTTGGTTTTGTAAAGGGTTATGTTAATGATAATGGAATCAACTGCCGACAATCGGAAGTTAATAGATTAGTTTCCGGTTGTACTGGTGTTAAACGAACTACTGGCCAACATCCTGGGGGATTGATGATAGTCCCAGAGGGTCATGATATACATGAATTTTGTCCAATACAGCGACCAGCTGATGATACTAAAACTGAAGTTATGACAACTCATTTTGATTATAATGCCATTAGTGATAGATTATTAAAACTAGATATTTTAGGGCATGATGTACCGACTATCATTTATATGCTGGAGAGTATTACTGGTTTAGACCCTCTTAAAATTAGATTAGATGATCCAGATACCATTAAAATATTCTCTAGTCCTGAGCCCTTAGGGGTTGGCCCTGAAGATATTGACTGTCAAGTTGGGACATTGGGTATACCCGAG encodes the following:
- a CDS encoding PolC-type DNA polymerase III — protein: MVAQELRDNTLKDFVNKCLVDQNRNRWILLLDSHCDYSYQEFYQISNNLLNRVTSLKEICFIILTQNNDVGEFLKNNKDNILLYLNKHYPSLYNCIHDIQLKEDKIELHFKNKANLELARKKGLPDLIQEFFYIGLEKTIPVKLTDLNINEVSDIEEENAKMITELQKEYQESQKMTAKTGQKKQSRQGNGQAIMGQVIKDEPISIAEIVEEERSVVVMGQVFDFETRELKSGRTLVIFNITDYSDSIGVKCFLNENQEVPDGLEDNRWLIVRGSVKTDSFSQELTIFPKDICPASNPYEREDTADEKRIELHAHTRMSTLDATCSATELVETAADWGHKAIAITDHGVVQSFPEAFEAAQEKGIKVLYGVECYLVEDEDNYKDTSYHCIVIAKNKQGLQDLYRLISESHLYYFYRFPRIPKKRLSEVRENLLIGSACERGEVIQALLNGKSSAELEEIAGYYDYLEIQPAGNNEFLIRKGVYESQEDLHNLIKEVVKLARKIDKPFCATSDVHFLHPWDKNYRKILMAGQGFDDLSQPPLYMKTTDEMLTEFDFLGEEDAYKAVIECPDQIQNQVDELVPVPQDLYTPHIPGAEDQITEMAYSKAKQLYGEPLPEIVKTRLEEELKSIVDQGYAVIYLISHKLVKKSLEDGYLVGSRGSVGSSLVATMCDITEVNPLPPHYMCPNCQHSEFIQDGSVGSGVDLRDKNCPHCNTDMNKDGYDIPFAVFMGFHGEKVPDIDLNFSGEYQPIAHEYTEELFGKEHVFKAGTIGTIAEKTAFGFVKGYVNDNGINCRQSEVNRLVSGCTGVKRTTGQHPGGLMIVPEGHDIHEFCPIQRPADDTKTEVMTTHFDYNAISDRLLKLDILGHDVPTIIYMLESITGLDPLKIRLDDPDTIKIFSSPEPLGVGPEDIDCQVGTLGIPEFGTRFVRQMLEDTKPQTFSELIRISGLSHGTDVWLNNAQDIIAEGIAELGDVISTRDDIMVYLMYKGVDKKDAFTIMEKVRKGKGLSDELKNTMKEAGVPDWYLDSCLKIKYLFPKAHAVAYTMMSFRIAYYKVFYPEAFYATFFSVKTEDFNSNMIVKGLDAVDEQIKYVEERGVSATPKEKSELVVLEVAREMFQRGVQVLPVSIYESDSEKFQVTQDGYLRPPLITIPGLGSSVAKQIVKAREEREFSSKEDLRKRGGVSKSVIEPLEEHGCLKDLPDTDQLTLF